A genomic window from Nicotiana sylvestris chromosome 11, ASM39365v2, whole genome shotgun sequence includes:
- the LOC104227144 gene encoding chitinase 1-like — protein MSRVYSQQTQHSNVKVALSLGGDSVGGSSAYFNPSSVDSWVSNAVSSLSDIIKQYNLDGIDIDYEHFQADPDTFTECIGRLITTLKNNGVISFASIAPFDDDEVQSQYQALWKSYGHIIDYVNFQFYAYDEGTTVSQFMNYFATQRSNYEGGKMLASFSTDGSGGLSPDNGFFTACSKLKSKGELAGIFVWSADDSKSNGFKYEKQSQALLAISH, from the exons ATGTCAA gggtttattcccaacaaacCCAACACTCGAATGTTAAAGTAGCATTGAGTTTAGGAGGAGACAGTGTTGGAGGAAGTAGCGCCTATTTCAACCCTTCTTCTGTTGATTCTTGGGTTTCAAATGCAGTCTCTTCTCTTAGTGATATAATTAAGCAATACAATTTGGATGGGATAGATATCGACTATGAACATTTTCAAGCTGATCCTGATACATTTACAGAGTGCATAGGCAGACTTATTACAACACTCAAGAATAATGGAGTCATTTCCTTTGCTTCAATAGCTCCATTTGATGATGATGAAGTTCAAAGTCAATATCAGGCGCTATGGAAAAGCTACGGTCACATTATAGACTATGTTAATTTCCAATTTTACGCGTATGATGAGGGAACTACTGTGTCTCAATTCATGAACTATTTTGCTACACAAAGATCCAATTATGAAGGGGGAAAGATGTTGGCTAGTTTCAGCACTGATGGGAGTGGGGGATTATCTCCAGATAATGGATTTTTCACAGCGTGTAGTAAGCTGAAAAGTAAAGGAGAGTTGGCTGGGATATTTGTGTGGAGTGCTGATGATTCTAAATCTAACGGTTTCAAATATGAGAAACAATCACAAGCATTGTTGGCCATATCCCACTAA
- the LOC138882056 gene encoding histone H4 translates to MSGRGKGGKGLGKGGAKRHRKVLRDNIQGITKPAIRRLARRGGVKRISGLIYEETRGVLKIFLENVIRDAVTYTEHARRKTVTAMDVVYALKRQGRTLYGFGG, encoded by the coding sequence ATGTCAGGACGTGGAAAGGGAGGAAAGGGATTAGGAAAGGGAGGGGCAAAACGACACCGTAAAGTCCTCCGTGATAACATCCAAGGTATCACAAAGCCAGCAATCAGGCGTTTGGCACGTAGAGGAGGAGTGAAGCGTATCAGTGGGTTGATCTACGAGGAGACACGTGGCGTGCTGAAGATCTTTCTGGAAAATGTGATTCGTGATGCTGTAACTTACACTGAGCACGCTAGGAGGAAGACGGTTACTGCTATGGATGTTGTGTACGCGCTCAAGAGGCAAGGCCGTACTCTCTATGGTTTTGGTGGTTAG
- the LOC104227085 gene encoding chitinase 2-like has translation MEFSKILISICAFQALVLFLSPIHATPGNSNIFREYIGAEFKNVKFTDVPIHSNVEFHFILSFAIDYTPSASPTNGQFNIFWDTDNLTPSSVSSIKTQHSNVKVALSLGGDSVGGSSAYFNPSSVDSWVSNAVSSLSDIIKQYNLDGIDIDYEHFQADPDTFTECIGRLITTLKNNGVISFASIAPFDDDEVQSHYQALWKSYGHIIDYVNFQFYAYDEGTTVSQFMNYFATQRSNYEGGKMLASFSTDGSGGLSPDNGFFTACSKLQSKGELAGIFVWSADDSKSNGFKYEKQSQALLAIPH, from the coding sequence ATGGAGTTCTCCAAAATTTTAATTTCAATTTGTGCTTTTCAAGCCTTAGTACTTTTTCTCTCACCAATTCATGCAACACCTGGAAATTCCAACATATTCAGGGAATACATTGGAGCAGAGTTCAAGAATGTCAAGTTTACTGATGTCCCCATTCACTCTAACGTCGAATTTCACTTCATTCTCTCCTTTGCCATTGACTACACTCCTTCTGCATCTCCCACCAATGGTCAATTCAACATTTTTTGGGACACAGATAATCTTACCCCTTCTTCTGTTTCATCCATCAAAACCCAACACTCGAATGTTAAAGTAGCATTGAGTTTAGGAGGAGACAGTGTTGGAGGAAGTAGCGCCTATTTCAACCCTTCTTCTGTTGATTCTTGGGTTTCAAATGCAGTCTCTTCTCTTAGTGATATAATTAAGCAATACAATTTGGATGGGATAGATATCGACTATGAACATTTTCAAGCTGATCCTGATACATTTACAGAGTGCATAGGCAGACTTATTACAACACTCAAGAATAATGGAGTCATTTCCTTTGCCTCAATAGCTCCATTTGATGATGATGAAGTTCAAAGTCATTATCAGGCGCTATGGAAAAGCTACGGTCACATTATAGACTATGTTAATTTCCAATTTTACGCGTATGATGAGGGAACTACTGTGTCTCAATTCATGAACTACTTTGCTACACAAAGATCCAATTATGAAGGGGGAAAGATGTTGGCTAGTTTCAGCACTGATGGGAGTGGGGGATTATCTCCAGATAATGGATTTTTCACAGCGTGTAGTAAGCTGCAAAGTAAAGGAGAATTAGCTGGAATATTTGTGTGGAGTGCTGATGATTCTAAGTCAAATGGTTTCAAATATGAGAAGCAATCACAAGCGTTACTGGCCATACCCCATTAA